In bacterium, the genomic window TCGAAGCTTATAGGAAGGCTCTCGACGACCAGACCACGATGGTCTTGTCGAAGGACGCGCCGTTCCTCAAGCATCTGTTCGATCCTGGAACCACGAGCAAAAAGCGCCGCTGACTACTGCTGGATCTGACGGTAGCGGTACGTGCCCAGGGCCAGCGCGAGCAGGGTGACAGCCCAGATCGGCAGAAACGCGGGAAGTGCGCCGCTGCGTCCGACCAGCAGTCCGGCGGTCCAGAACAACCAGTAGCCGGCCGCGCAGATGATCGACATCAGGAGTGCGCGGGGCAGGGAGTCGCCCCGTTCCACGTCGCCGATCGCGAAGGGAATCGCCAGTAGCACCAGGATCAAGACCGCGAAGGGCTGGGCGAGTCGGCTGTGGAACAGCGTCTCGAGCGTCGCGAGTTCGGCGTCACTTCCGCTGTGCTTGCGAATCGCTCGGTTGAGCTTGTGTAGGGTGGCCGTGGCGAGCTCAGGTGCGGCCCCCTCCAGATCCTGACCTGTGATTCCCAGGTCGAGTTCCATCGAACTCTCGGTGCTCCTTCGCAGATCGCCATCGCGATCGAACTCGCGAATCGTGGCGATGCGGAACTCCCAGGTACTGCCGGAGATATTCGTAGCGCTGCGGGCTTCGATGCGGCGCGAGATGCGCCTCTCATCGTCGAACTGGAACACCGATACTCCCGAGAGTCTTCGCGTTTCGGGGACGTAGTTCTGCGCGGAGAGGATCGAGTTCCCGTCCGCGTACCACCAGCGATCGATCATATGCTCTGGCTTCGATTGCTCCTCGGCGGTACGGGCCTCGGTGCGCGACAGTGCCTGGCGTACCGGCATCAGCACACGGTCCTCGAGGATGCCGCTGAATGCGGAAATGCCCGCTGCGCCGAGCAGCAGGGGGATCAGCGCGACGCGCAAGGGGATTCCGCCACAGCGAATCGCTGTTACCTCGCGATACCGGACCGCGTGGGACAGGCTCCATACGACGCCTGTCAGGCAGGCCATCGGCAAACCCAGCGCCACGATATCGAGAGAGCGGAGCAGTACACCACGCAGCCCCATGGCTGCGTCTTTGCCGATCTGGTCCAGGTGCAGCAGCGTGTCCGCTGCGACCCAGGTGATCAGAAGGCCCAGGAACACGCCGCCTGACGCGATCAGGAACTGAACCAGAAGATAGCGGGAAACCGTACCCACTCTGGCAGGATACGCGTGTTCACCGGCGTTGCAACGCCTCTCGTAAGGCTCTAAGGTCGCCGGAATTCCAGGCAGAATGAGCGTGTGATGAAGGTGATTGGCGGAAGTACTGAATTGCCGGCGAGCGAACGGGGAGTCGTCCTCACCGTTGGCAATTTCGATGGGATTCATCTGGGGCATCTCGCCCTGATTCGGGAACTCATGGAGCGCGGCGCTGCCCTCGGCGTCAAGACCGCCGTGTATACCTTCGATCCACACCCGCGGCAGGTGCTCTATCCAGATCGGGTACAGGCCAGACTCATGTCGTGGGAGCAGATGGCTCTCGAGTTGCAGGAACTGGGAGTGGACTTCCTGATCCGGGAACCGTTTACGCGAGAGTTCGCTTCACTCTCCGCCGAGGCTTTCTTGCAAGGAGTGATCGCCGAGCGTATTGCGCCACGCGATCTCCTGGTGGGTCGCGACTTCCAGTTCGGGAAGGATCGGAGCGGCTCGGATGAGACTCTGGCGCGTATTGGTCCCGATCTGGGGATCCGGATCGCGATCATTCCACAGGTAACTGCGGGGGGCAGCGATGTTTCGAGCACCCGAATTCGCAAAGCGCTGGGCGAAGGCGACGTCAGTGACGCAGCTTTGTGTCTAGGGCGCCCCTATTCAGTCTGGGGGAAGATCGTCGAAGGCGATCGGCGCGGTCGAACCCTGGGTTTTCCTACCGCGAACCTCGAACCGGAAAACGAGTTGATCCCCGCCAATGGCGTGTACGCCACGACGGTTCGCATATTCGAGGAAGGCCGTCTTTCAGCGGAGGAGCGTCCCGCGGTGACGAACATCGGAACGCGTCCAACCTTTGACAAGGGTCAGGTACTGGCAGAAACGCATCTGCTCGATTTTTCTGGGGACCTGTACGGACGGCGCATCTCGCTGGCCTTTTGCGAACGCATTCGCGATGAGAAGCGCTTCTCCGGCCCTGCCGAACTCAAAGCGCAGATTGCAGAAGACGCAAGACGCGCCGGAGAGATCCTGAGGTCGAGGAACTCGTGACGGAATCC contains:
- a CDS encoding YjgP/YjgQ family permease; the encoded protein is MGTVSRYLLVQFLIASGGVFLGLLITWVAADTLLHLDQIGKDAAMGLRGVLLRSLDIVALGLPMACLTGVVWSLSHAVRYREVTAIRCGGIPLRVALIPLLLGAAGISAFSGILEDRVLMPVRQALSRTEARTAEEQSKPEHMIDRWWYADGNSILSAQNYVPETRRLSGVSVFQFDDERRISRRIEARSATNISGSTWEFRIATIREFDRDGDLRRSTESSMELDLGITGQDLEGAAPELATATLHKLNRAIRKHSGSDAELATLETLFHSRLAQPFAVLILVLLAIPFAIGDVERGDSLPRALLMSIICAAGYWLFWTAGLLVGRSGALPAFLPIWAVTLLALALGTYRYRQIQQ
- a CDS encoding bifunctional riboflavin kinase/FAD synthetase produces the protein MKVIGGSTELPASERGVVLTVGNFDGIHLGHLALIRELMERGAALGVKTAVYTFDPHPRQVLYPDRVQARLMSWEQMALELQELGVDFLIREPFTREFASLSAEAFLQGVIAERIAPRDLLVGRDFQFGKDRSGSDETLARIGPDLGIRIAIIPQVTAGGSDVSSTRIRKALGEGDVSDAALCLGRPYSVWGKIVEGDRRGRTLGFPTANLEPENELIPANGVYATTVRIFEEGRLSAEERPAVTNIGTRPTFDKGQVLAETHLLDFSGDLYGRRISLAFCERIRDEKRFSGPAELKAQIAEDARRAGEILRSRNS